The segment CAGTACGTTATATCAAAATTCTGATTCGCTATACGGCTCTCAATATCCCAATTTATCACGCGTATGAATTATTCAGTCAGAACTGCTTTTCCACTCCCAGGTCCCAAGTAGTAGAATGAATTGTTTCGGAATTTGGACtaagatttttttagaaaaattgtGTAACAACTGCAGTTGCTGTTTTATTCGGCAGAGCAAAAGACAAAGGGATAGCCAAGCTACTATTCTGGACAGAAGAACTGTAATTCCAATATTAGTTGAGGCGAGGATAACGCACGCTTACGAATGGAGATAATTCGTCAAGAAAGAATATATTATAGCAAACTCCAAACAGAACCAAGAATATATTATAGCAAACACCAAACAGAACCAAGAATATATTATACTAGCAAACTCCAAACAGAACCGAATGATTTTATTAATCCATCTCCCTCTCTAGTGTGCTAATCTGTTTTGCTGTTGATGCATTCGTACTACATAGAATTCAGGTCGAaatctagaaaaagaaaagtactagtagtaataaagaaaaaattaaGCAGGTATTTTCTCCGTCCCACAGAAAACGAATCTAGAATCGGATGCgacatattctaatacgatGAATCTGAATAGATGTATATCtatattcgtagtactagaatgtatCATATCCCATACTAGTTGGTTTTTTACGTGACAGAGGAGGTAGGCCGTAGGAAATTAAGAGTAGCTAGTTGGTGTCGGTGGGAAACCAGTATCGGTTGGTGAACCAGGCATGGTCGGCGACGACCTTGACGCCGTCGCTGTTGCGGTGCCACTCGTAGAAGGCGTGCGTCCGGTTGACGATCTGCAGCGTGGCGTGGCCGAAGCTGGCCTCCCGGAACACCGAGTAGTCCGGCTGCGGCCACCGGAAGTCGTCGGCGAGCCCCTCGATGTTCCCCCCGTCGCCGATGTTGATGTACACCGGCGCCGACCGGTTGAACACCGGCGTCGCCATCCCGTTGGCGATGTCGTACGCCACGTTCGACACCCGCCGCGTCCGCTCGTACGAGTGGACGTGCCCGGCGAGCACCACGTCGGCCTTGGCGTCGACGAGCCACCGCTCGAACTCCACGCGCATCGACTCCCCCTCCATGTAGTGGTATCCGTTGCTGCTGTACCACGGCGAGTGCACGCACACGATCAGCCATGGCGTCACCGCCCTGTCCACGCGCCTCAGCTCCCCCTCCAGCCACCTCCACTGCGGCGTGTACTTGCCGTACGCCGCGTACGACGCCAGCACGATCACGTGCGCCGACGCCATCCTCACCGAGTACCACAGCGGCCGCGTGCTCCCCGACGCCCCGAACGGCGTCGGGTACCTGTTCGTGAACGGCTTGAACGGCGTCGTCTCCCCCAGCTCCGGCGCGAAGTCCAGCTCGTGGTTCCCCGTCGTCCAGATCCACGGCTGGTACGCCACGCTCCGCTCCACGAACCGCGCCCACGTGTCCCACCGGTTGTTGTCGTGCCCCGGGTGGTTGTCCGCGTACGACAGGTCGCCGATGAACAgcaccgcgtcgccgccgcacgcctcgTAGTGGCTCAGCGTGTCGTTGGAGTGGAACGTCTGCCCGAGGTCGCCGATGAGCCCGAACTTGTACGGCACGTCGGGCCCGGGCTTGGGCGgcgtcgtgaaggagaaggacCTGGCGCTGGCGGTGTCGCCGGAGCCGACGGCGTAGTGGTACTTGGTGCCGTAGTCGAGGCCGGTAAGGGTGGCGTGGTGGATGAATCCCGACCGGTACTTGCGCCCGAAGGAGTAGCGCCGGAAGGTGCCATTGGCGGTGTGGGTGAGGTTGTCGGCGCGGAGGCCGTAGCGGACGACGTTGCTGTCGGGGAGCTTCGGCGTCACCCAGGAGACGGTCATGGCGCGGCCGGTCTGGTCGCCCAGCGTGATGTGGACCTGCTCCGGCGCGTTGAAaccgggcggcggccggaacaCGTCGGCGTCGATCGGCATGTCTGGGAGCGCCTGCAGGCTCCTCCGGTACGTGCTCgtgacgccgccgcgcgccgccgaggacAAGAAcgccagcaccaccaccaccacggcgagcACGCACGCCGCCTCCATTGCCATGGACGATCTAATATAATCTAATGAATTTGTTGTGTTCTAGATGAGgagtgagtatatatatagtgcagaTGCTGCATTTTTTCCATGATAATCGGGATCGATCACGCACGCATGCAACGGCATTCATCAACAACCTTCCCGCATTTCTCGAATTCCACTAGCTTAGCTAGTTGCAGGGATTGCCACTTGACGGAGGAGCAGCAAATAGATTAGTCCAAGTCCACATCGATCAGTTGGAGAGGAGGGGCATGCATGCTGCATTTTTTTCACGATAATCGGGTCACGCACTGGATCATGCAACGGCATTCACGAATACGATGGATGGAATGAACGATTCATCCATCAACAACCTTCCCGCGTTTCTCGAATTCCACTAGTTGCAGTTGCAGGGATTGCCGCTTGAGGGGcttgggttttcttttttccctttcttcaccacagtagatttattttttttccggaGTTCTATTTTTTCTGTGGTTTTATTATCGCGTATACCGGTGGATTTTTTCCGTGGTTTTTTTCCCCAAGACGAGTATATCTAACGTAACTAACATGTTAGTTTTAGATCACGATGGTAATtaagataatttttttctttttttggaagattttttttaagtaacagattgaaaacaaattttgaagttaaaatttgaaaactttcaacttttcatctcaaatttgaaaaacattCAATTAgggtttgaaaactttcaactcgagattttgaaagctttcaactcaattttgaaaactttcaactcgggtttaaaaactttcaaactttcaactcgagattctgaaaactttcaagtcgagatttatttttttaaaagttaagaTTTGATTcgagtcaagatttaaaaactttcaatacaAAACATTTGAAAAACACGCGTGAagattaaaaaagtaataaaaaagcgcaaaaaaaaggaaagcaaaaaaattgcagaaaaaaaggattaaaaagattaaaataatattttcttcACCTTATACATAACATAAATAGCAACTTTCAAGAGAGAACTTTACAGATAAGAACTTGTTAGGTTGTTCTCCTTTTCTCTGcatatagactttttttttctctttttgttatcactaaaatttagtaaacttcagcttaaattttttttatatatggtgTCTCTGTTTGGAAAAGCAACAGGAAACTTAAGAATAGAGAAAAGGGAGACAACAATCAAATCAAACAAATAGAAGAAAATCTCTGTTCTGGATAATCTCACTGTTTATTTCCATTGAAGTACAAAAATTCTCAACTTTCCTTGAGAACTTTAGATGCAATCTCTTTTGTTACAAACAAAGCCACATGAAAAATATTCCAAAGAAACCAATCCTTTTGTGACTCCCTTAGATTGTACTACTCTCGTTgctccaaaatataaacatttttaattatatCCAAATTGGTAGCCAAATGTGTTGGCAAGTGTCCCATTTGGGGATTAATTATCTCACGGCTTAACAAGATAGACTCTGCTAGTAGTATTTGTTATTGCATAGTAGGAGTATTTATTATCCAAAgctaaagaagaagaagaatggcAATAGCATAGTAGTGGTACAAATTAAGAAGTTTGAGATGGTTGGAGTCGATTAATAATTATACATCGTCGTTGGTGGGCATCCAGTAGCGGTTGGTGAGCcagacggcgtcggcgacggccttGGCGCCGTCGTGGTTGCGGTGCCACGCGTAGTGCGCGTGCGTCCGGTTCTTGATCTCCAGCGTGGCGTGGCCGAAGCTGGCCTCCCGGAACGCCGAGTAGGCCGGCTGCGGCACCGTGAAGTTGTTGGCGATCCCCTCGATGTTCCCCCCGTCGCCGATCGTGATGTACACCGGCGCGTCCacgttcgccgccggcgtcgccttgCCGTTCACGATGTTGTACTCGATGTTGGCGAACCTCCGGCTGCGCTCGTACGAGTGGACGTGGCCGGCGAGCACCACGTCCACCTTGGCGTCGACGAGCCACCGCTCGAACTGGACGCGCATCGTCTCCCCCTCCATGTAGTGGTAGTTGTTGCTGTTGTACCACGGCGAGTGCATGAGCACGATGAGCCACGGGGTGAGCTTGCGGTCGACGCGGGTGGCGAGCTCCTCCTGCAGCCATGTCCACTGCGGCGTGTACTTGCCGTAGGCGGAGTAGGAGGCCAGCACGATGACGTGCGCGGAGGCGATCTTGACGGAGTACCAGAACGGCTCCGtgctgccggcggcgcggtACGGCGTCGGGTAGCGGTGGGTGAAGGGCTTGAAGGGGACCGTCTCGCCCAGCTCCGGCGCGTAGTCCAGCTCGTGGTTGCCGGCGGTCCAGATCCATGGCTGGTACGCGACGCTGCGCTCGACGAAGCGCGCCCACGTGTCCCAGCGGTTGTTGTCGTGGAGAGGGTAGTTGTCGGCGTAGGAGAGGTCGCCGACGAAGaggacggcgtcgccgccgttggcctCGTAGTGCGCCAGCGTGCTGTTCGAGTCGAACGTCTGCCCTAGGTCACCTGCGTGCACTCatccatttcatttcattaatttagggcctgtttagttccaaacaaatttttttaaatgtttggacacatataaagagagtattaaatatagaaaaaaaaccaatatcaCAGTTCGACAggaaattacgagacgaatcttttaagtctaatcgcgtcatgatttgacaatgtggtgctacagtaaacatttacgaATGACATGTTAATTAGGCTTGATAAATTCATGTCGCAGTTTTCTGataaaatctataatttattttgttattagactatgtttaataaaatatatgtccatatatccgatgtttTGATGTGACatggagagatttttttttccaactaaaCAGGTCCTTCGTCATTTGTATTTGTACTAAGTACTACATTTGACAGAACTCGtacagttgttttttttttccaaaaaagtcAACTAACATACATTAGTAACACGCTGGAACGGTTACTGCGAGGTAGGGGAGTACTCCTACTAATACTATTTTGTCAAATGaacatatttgatattttaaagcaatttatgagtgtgtttagttcctgaaaaaaagttaaaagtttggaaaaagttagaagtttatgtgtgtaggaaaattttggatgtgatatgatataatgaaaagttgaaagtttagagTAGTTGGGGActtgggggtgaactaaacatggcctatatGTAGAAATTTTTTACACGAAACAAACTGTTTAATAGTTTTTTCCGTTAGCATGTCTTTAAAACTATTAAATAGTCATgcaaaactttctatataaaaattgcatTAAAATGTCAAATATAtccatttgaaaattttataataattaaaatttaattaattatatactaatgaCCTTTTGTTTTATGTGCGTTAACATAATCTACATCTTCATTGGTTTCAAATACCATACGATCATCACAGTCAAATGGTCATCAATTCCAGCTGCGTACATTTTTGGTTTTCTTGatgactttgaagcatgtatagTCAACACGGCTGACCTACTTGATTGAGTACGGTACTGTAGGAGTACTCGAGAGGAAATTCAGACTTGAGTGATGACACTGACTGACGTTGGGATGAGGGCGGTTTGCAGCGACTTTGGAGTCTCccgatatatataattaatgcaAAAACTTGACAAGAAACCATTCAACATTGAATGCAACGGATTACTGTGAGACTAAACCTAACCTAAATCCTATCGAACCAGTTTTTGTTTGCATATGTGATCGATCTACTTTGTTCACAACTCCTAATGACTTGTTTAAATTGATGTGATGAGATGATGAACTGGAACGAACGAAATGGTGATGAATTCATGGCGTAATGTTACTCACCGATGAGGCCGAACTTGAAGGGGGCGTCGGGAGCGGGCTTGGGCGGCGTGGTGAAGGAGAAGGTACGGACGGTGTGATCGAAGCCCATGGCGTAGTAGTACTTGGTGGCGTGGGTGAGGCCGGTGAGGGTGCAGTGGTGGATGAAGCCGGAGGTGTAGTTGAAGTAGTCGTACCTCGTGTGGctcccctccgccgcgcggtccagcttctccggcgagctcccgtACCTGACCGTGTTGCTCCCCAGCTCGTTCGCCGTCACCCACGACACCGTCATCGCCGTCCCCGTCTGGTCCCCCAGCGTGATGTGCACCTGATGACAAAGAAAGAGATGAGAGATGGTCGCGCGTTGTGTGGTTGTGGAGACTGAAGAAGACTGAACCTGCTGCGGAGCATTGTAGCCCGGCGGCACGCGGAAGACGTCGGCGTCGAGCGGCATGTCCACCGTCGCCTCCAGCTTCCGCCGGTACTCGCTCGTcaccccggcgccggcgccggcgcacgTCCAcgtcgccgcggcgaggaggaggaggaggaggaggaggtgagctCCCCACCGCAGCATCCCCATGGTGACTGTGAGCTAGCTGCACTCTGCTTCTTGTGCTACTCTGTTTCGTTGGACAAGCAAGAAAGGATACATCTCTTAAATAGGAGAGTGTTGCGTACATCTTAATGTTGACTTGAACTAATCTGAATGGTTTGTGGGGAATATCCATAGATGGTGCCATTAGACCGTGATTAGATTAGGAGAGGGTTTAGTTGGAGATGCGGATCAATCTTGGAGATTAAG is part of the Oryza glaberrima chromosome 12, OglaRS2, whole genome shotgun sequence genome and harbors:
- the LOC127756871 gene encoding purple acid phosphatase 2-like, translated to MAMEAACVLAVVVVVLAFLSSAARGGVTSTYRRSLQALPDMPIDADVFRPPPGFNAPEQVHITLGDQTGRAMTVSWVTPKLPDSNVVRYGLRADNLTHTANGTFRRYSFGRKYRSGFIHHATLTGLDYGTKYHYAVGSGDTASARSFSFTTPPKPGPDVPYKFGLIGDLGQTFHSNDTLSHYEACGGDAVLFIGDLSYADNHPGHDNNRWDTWARFVERSVAYQPWIWTTGNHELDFAPELGETTPFKPFTNRYPTPFGASGSTRPLWYSVRMASAHVIVLASYAAYGKYTPQWRWLEGELRRVDRAVTPWLIVCVHSPWYSSNGYHYMEGESMRVEFERWLVDAKADVVLAGHVHSYERTRRVSNVAYDIANGMATPVFNRSAPVYINIGDGGNIEGLADDFRWPQPDYSVFREASFGHATLQIVNRTHAFYEWHRNSDGVKVVADHAWFTNRYWFPTDTN
- the LOC127758122 gene encoding purple acid phosphatase 2-like; its protein translation is MGMLRWGAHLLLLLLLLAAATWTCAGAGAGVTSEYRRKLEATVDMPLDADVFRVPPGYNAPQQVHITLGDQTGTAMTVSWVTANELGSNTVRYGSSPEKLDRAAEGSHTRYDYFNYTSGFIHHCTLTGLTHATKYYYAMGFDHTVRTFSFTTPPKPAPDAPFKFGLIGDLGQTFDSNSTLAHYEANGGDAVLFVGDLSYADNYPLHDNNRWDTWARFVERSVAYQPWIWTAGNHELDYAPELGETVPFKPFTHRYPTPYRAAGSTEPFWYSVKIASAHVIVLASYSAYGKYTPQWTWLQEELATRVDRKLTPWLIVLMHSPWYNSNNYHYMEGETMRVQFERWLVDAKVDVVLAGHVHSYERSRRFANIEYNIVNGKATPAANVDAPVYITIGDGGNIEGIANNFTVPQPAYSAFREASFGHATLEIKNRTHAHYAWHRNHDGAKAVADAVWLTNRYWMPTNDDV